In one window of Maniola hyperantus chromosome 18, iAphHyp1.2, whole genome shotgun sequence DNA:
- the LOC138403560 gene encoding uncharacterized protein isoform X28, with protein sequence MDYVPTPAAAFQSSAQRISRVFACLQSSISSMHHITRSTCLGELPASLCHCASQKSCRPWSSWPACQYSAGIRSLPRRAACHLLSSRGLRPWSSCQPACILQASVRAGASCVPSPCHREIFVPGRAASLPAFCRHPFVPGRASVPSPSIARSSCLVELPACLQVCKRPFVPRRASCHLLSSRGLRACSSYKPACILHASVRDRASCVPHFCHRASQSLRASSSCPACLHSAGISSCRASCVPSPVIARCFVPGRAASLPCILQATGWCWGELRAISYHREIFVPGRAASLPAFCSIRSCCGELRARILPSRIARSLCLVELPACLHSAGHPFVPGRAACLNPAIAHRKVSVPGRASSLPAFCRHPFVPWRAACQILPIAHRKVSVPGRAASLPAFCRHPFVPGRAACQNPAIAHSKISAPGQAASLPAFCRHPLVLWRAACQNPAIAHRKISVPGQAASLPAFCRHPFALGQTAWQTPAIAHRKVLRAWSSCQPACILQASVRARASCVPSPVIARSSYLVELSACLHSAVIRSCCGELRARLLPSRIAKSPCLVKLPACLHSAGIRSCCGELRARLLPSRIARSPCLVKLPACLHSAGIRSCCGERRARILPSRIARSPCLVELPACLQTPAITHRKVSVPGQATSLPAFCRHPLVLWRAACQNPLPSRIARSPCLVELPACLHSAGIRSCQGELRARILPSRIARSPCLVKLPACLHSAGIRSRWGKLRGRLLPSRIARSPCLVELPACLHSAGIRSCQGELRAITCHREIFVSGRAVSLPAFCSHPSVPGRASCHLLSSRGLRAWSSCQPACILQASVRARASCVPSPVIARIFVSGSSCQPACIPAVIRSCCGELRARLLPSRIAKSPCTGQATSLPAFCRHPLVLWRAACQNPAIAHRTVSMPGRAASLPADSCHHASQSLRAWSSYQPACILQASARAVASCVPDSCHRASQGLTCLVELPACLQTPAITHRKISAPGQAASLPAFCRHPLVLWRAACQNPAIAHRKISVPGQLPACLHSAGIRSRWGKLRGRLLPSRIARSPCLVELPACLHSAGIRSCQGELRAITCHREIFVSGRAVSLPAFCSHPLVLW encoded by the exons ATGGATTATGTGCCTACACCAGCTGCTGCCTTCCAGTCTTCGGCGCAACGCATCTCAAGGGTCTTCGCCTGCCTTCAGTCTTCAATCTCTAGCATGCACCACATTACAAGGTCTACATGCCTAGGCGAGCTGCCTGCCAGTCTCTGCCATTGCGCATCGCAAAAGTCTTGTCGTCCCTGGTCGAGCTGGCCAGCCTGCCAGTATTCTGCAGGCATCCGTTCGTTGCCGAGGCGAGCTGCGTGCCATCTCCTTTCATCGCGAGGTCTCCGTCCCTGGTCGAGCTGCCAGCCTGCTTGCATTCTGCAGGCATCCGTTCGTGCCGGGGCGAGCTGTGTACCATCTCCTTGTCATCGCGAGATCTTCGTGCCTGGTCGAGCTGCCAGCCTGCCTGCATTCTGCAGGCATCCGTTCGTGCCGGGACGAGCTTCGGTGCCATCTCCTTCCATCGCAAGGTCTTCGTGCCTGGTCGAGCTGCCAGCCTGCCTGCAAGTCTGCAAGCGTCCGTTCGTGCCGAGGCGAGCTTCGTGCCATCTCCTGTCCTCGCGAGGTCTTCGTGCCTGTTCGAGCTACAAGCCtgcctgcattctgcatgcATCCGTTCGTGACAGGGCGAGCTGCGTGCCACACTTCTGCCATCGTGCATCACAAAGTCTCCGTGCTTCGTCAAGCTGCCCAGCCTGCCTGCATTCTGCAGGCATCAGTTCGTGCCGGGCGAGTTGCGTGCCATCTCCTGTCATCGCAAGGTGTTTCGTGCCTGGTCGAGCTGCCAGCCTGCCTTGCATTCTGCAGGCAACCGGTTGGTGCTGGGGTGAGCTTCGTGCCATCTCCTATCATCGCGAGATCTTCGTGCCTGGTCGAGCTGCCAGCCTGCCTGCATTCTGCAGCATCCGCTCGTGCTGTGGCGAGCTGCGTGCCAGAATCCTGCCATCGCGCATCGCAAGGTCTCTGTGCCTGGTCGAGCTGCCAGCCTGCCTGCATTCTGCAGGGCATCCGTTCGTGCCAGGGCGAGCTGCGTGCCTGAATCCTGCCATCGCGCATCGGAAAGTCTCCGTGCCTGGTCGAGCTTCCAGCCTGCCCGCATTCTGCAGGCATCCGTTCGTGCCATGGCGAGCTGCGTGCCAGA TCCTGCCAATCGCGCATCGCAAGGTCTCCGTGCCTGGTCGAGCTGCCAGCCTGCCTGCATTCTGCAGGCATCCGTTCGTGCCAGGGCGAGCTGCGTGCCAGAATCCTGCCATCGCGCATAGCAAGATCTCCGCGCCTGGTCAAGCTGCCAGCCTGCCTGCATTCTGCAGGCATCCGCTCGTGCTGTGGCGAGCTGCGTGCCAGAATCCTGCCATCGCGCATCGCAAG ATCTCCGTGCCTGGTCAAGCTGCCAGCCTGCCTGCATTCTGCAGGCATCCGTTCGCGCTGGGGCAAACTGCGTGGCAGACTCCTGCCATCGCGCATCGCAAGGTCCTCCGTGCCTGGTCGAGCTGCCAGCCTGCCTGCATTCTGCAGGCATCCGTTCGTGCCAGGGCGAGCTGCGTGCCATCACCTGTCATCGCGAGATCTTCGTATCTGGTCGAGCTGTCAGCCTGCCTGCATTCTGCAGTCATCCGCTCGTGCTGTGGTGAGCTGCGTGCCAGACTCCTGCCATCACGCATCGCAAAGTCTCCGTGCCTGGTCAAGCTACCAGCCTGCCTGCATTCTGCAGGCATCCGCTCGTGCTGTGGCGAGCTGCGTGCCAGACTCCTGCCATCACGCATCGCAAGGTCTCCGTGCCTGGTCAAGCTACCAGCCTGCCTGCATTCTGCAGGCATCCGCTCGTGCTGTGGCGAGCGGCGTGCCAGAATCCTGCCATCGCGCATCGCAAGGTCTCCATGCCTGGTCGAGCTGCCAGCCTGCCTGCAGACTCCTGCCATCACGCATCGCAAAGTCTCCGTGCCTGGTCAAGCTACCAGCCTGCCTGCATTCTGCAG GCATCCGCTCGTGCTGTGGCGAGCTGCGTGCCAGAATCCTCTGCCATCGCGCATCGCAAGGTCTCCATGCCTGGTCGAGCTGCCAGCCTGCCTGCATTCTGCAGGCATCCGTTCGTGCCAGGGCGAGCTGCGTGCCAGAATCCTGCCATCGCGCATCGCAAGATCTCCGTGCCTGGTCAAGCTGCCAGCCTGCCTGCATTCTGCAGGCATCCGTTCGCGCTGGGGCAAACTGCGTGGCAGACTCCTGCCATCGCGCATCGCAAGGTCTCCGTGCCTGGTCGAGCTGCCAGCCTGCCTGCATTCTGCAGGCATCCGTTCGTGCCAGGGCGAGCTGCGTGCCATCACCTGTCATCGCGAGATCTTCGTATCTGGTCGAGCTGTCAGCCTGCCTGCATTCTGCAGTCATCCATCCGTGCCGGGGCGAGCGTCGTGCCATCTCCTATCATCGCGAGGTCTTCGTGCCTGGTCGAGCTGCCAGCCTGCCTGCATTCTGCAGGCATCCGTTCGTGCCAGGGCGAGCTGCGTGCCATCACCTGTCATCGCGAGGATCTTCGTATCTGGTTCGAGCTGTCAGCCTGCCTGCATTCCTGCAGTCATCCGCTCGTGCTGTGGCGAGCTGCGTGCCAGACTCCTGCCATCACGCATCGCAAAGTCTCCGTGCACTGGTCAAGCTACCAGCCTGCCTGCATTCTGCAGGCATCCGCTCGTGCTGTGGCGAGCTGCGTGCCAGAATCCTGCCATCGCGCATCGCACGGTCTCCATGCCTGGTCGAGCTGCCAGCCTGCCTGCAGACTCCTGCCATCACGCATCGCAAAGTCTCCGTGCCTGGTCAAGCTACCAGCCTGCCTGCATTCTGCAG GCATCCGCTCGTGCTGTGGCGAGCTGCGTGCCAGACTCCTGCCATCGCGCATCGCAAGGTCTCACATGCCTGGTCGAGCTGCCAGCCTGCCTGCAGACTCCTGCCATCACGCATCGCAAA ATCTCCGCGCCTGGTCAAGCTGCCAGCCTGCCTGCATTCTGCAGGCATCCGCTCGTGCTGTGGCGAGCTGCGTGCCAGAATCCTGCCATCGCGCATCGCAAG ATCTCCGTGCCTGGTCAGCTGCCAGCCTGCCTGCATTCTGCAGGCATCCGTTCGCGCTGGGGCAAACTGCGTGGCAGACTCCTGCCATCGCGCATCGCAAGGTCTCCGTGCCTGGTCGAGCTGCCAGCCTGCCTGCATTCTGCAGGCATCCGTTCGTGCCAGGGCGAGCTGCGTGCCATCACCTGTCATCGCGAGATCTTCGTATCTGGTCGAGCTGTCAGCCTGCCTGCATTCTGCAGTCATCCGCTCGTGCTGTGGTGA